One region of Actinomycetes bacterium genomic DNA includes:
- a CDS encoding aldo/keto reductase encodes MDYTQLGRSGLSVSRIVLGTMNFGPVTDEPSSHAIMDRAHEHGINFFDTANVYGWGENKGRTEEIIGSWFAQGGGRRERTVLATKLYGDMGDWPNEGRLSALNIRRACDASLRRLQSDHIDLYQMHHVDRATPWEEIWGAMDVLRQQGKVLYVGSSNFAGWHLAKAQEAARRRGGLGLVSEQSIYNLLERSVELEVLPAADDYGLGVIPWSPLHGGLLGGVLRKEREGVRRTQGRAQEALELHREQIAAYEDLCGEQGVEPADVALAWLLSQPAVTGPIVGPRTLGQLDTAVSALDVALDEDTLARLDEIFPGPGGPAPEAYAW; translated from the coding sequence ATGGACTACACCCAACTGGGCCGCAGCGGCCTGTCCGTCTCCCGCATCGTCCTCGGCACCATGAACTTCGGGCCGGTCACCGACGAGCCGTCGTCCCACGCGATCATGGACCGCGCCCACGAGCACGGCATCAACTTCTTCGACACCGCCAACGTGTACGGCTGGGGCGAGAACAAGGGCCGCACCGAGGAGATCATCGGCAGCTGGTTCGCGCAGGGCGGGGGCCGCCGGGAGCGGACCGTGCTGGCCACCAAGCTGTACGGCGACATGGGCGACTGGCCGAACGAGGGCCGGCTGTCCGCGCTGAACATCCGGCGGGCCTGCGACGCGTCGCTGCGCCGGCTGCAGAGCGACCACATCGACCTGTACCAGATGCACCACGTGGACCGGGCCACTCCCTGGGAGGAGATCTGGGGTGCCATGGACGTGCTGCGCCAGCAGGGCAAGGTGCTCTACGTCGGCTCCTCGAACTTCGCCGGCTGGCACCTCGCCAAGGCCCAGGAGGCGGCCCGCCGCCGCGGCGGGCTCGGCCTGGTGAGCGAGCAGTCGATCTACAACCTGCTGGAGCGCTCGGTCGAGCTGGAGGTGCTGCCGGCGGCCGACGACTACGGGCTCGGCGTGATCCCGTGGTCGCCGCTGCACGGGGGGCTGCTCGGCGGGGTGCTGCGCAAGGAGCGCGAAGGGGTGCGGCGGACCCAGGGCCGGGCCCAGGAGGCCCTGGAGTTGCACCGCGAGCAGATCGCCGCCTACGAGGACCTGTGCGGCGAGCAGGGCGTCGAGCCGGCCGACGTGGCGCTGGCCTGGCTGCTGTCCCAGCCTGCGGTGACCGGGCCGATCGTCGGGCCGCGGACGCTGGGACAGCTGGACACCGCCGTCTCGGCCCTCGACGTCGCGCTGGACGAGGACACCCTGGCCCGGCTGGACGAGATCTTCCCCGGCCCGGGCGGCCCGGCCCCGGAGGCCTACGCCTGGTGA
- a CDS encoding SAM-dependent methyltransferase, with the protein MPQPLDDALADLRPLLLDPDRLLRAVAGGRRRGATPTWRRVELRPVDLRAGRRLQVVAHDAAQAHTRNHAYGPEAATAVDELLAEPFGNWHLETVEATVQLRVTKKGEAQVHRAVAARELAVSRAHDRPKPRLVDPAEPFLHALGVTDAQGRVKPSRQDKYHQVEEFVRALDAVLDPARLPHRPVRVVDLGCGNAYLTFAAYRHLAGARGLPVELVGVDVKAQAREHNSAVAASLGWAGDVHFVQGTISDADVPAPDVVLALHACDTATDEALARAVRWQAPLVLAAPCCHNDLQRQLAAADRPPEPYGLLARHGILRERFADVLTDALRAALLRLLGYRVEVVEFVASQHTPRNTLIRAVRTGAAPTPELVAQYRELTAAWQVTPALARLLDDELADILR; encoded by the coding sequence GTGCCCCAGCCGCTGGACGACGCCCTGGCCGACCTACGGCCGCTGCTCCTGGACCCGGACCGGCTGCTGCGCGCCGTGGCCGGCGGACGGCGGCGCGGCGCAACCCCGACCTGGCGCCGGGTCGAGCTGCGGCCGGTCGACCTCAGGGCCGGCCGCCGGCTGCAGGTGGTCGCCCACGACGCCGCCCAGGCGCACACCCGCAACCACGCGTACGGGCCGGAGGCGGCGACCGCTGTGGACGAGCTGCTGGCCGAGCCGTTCGGCAACTGGCACCTGGAGACCGTCGAGGCGACCGTGCAGCTGCGGGTCACCAAGAAGGGCGAGGCCCAGGTGCACCGCGCCGTCGCGGCCCGCGAGCTGGCGGTGTCGCGGGCCCACGACCGGCCCAAGCCAAGGCTGGTGGACCCGGCCGAGCCGTTCCTGCACGCGCTCGGGGTGACCGACGCCCAGGGCCGGGTCAAGCCGTCCCGGCAGGACAAGTACCACCAGGTCGAGGAGTTCGTGCGCGCCCTGGACGCCGTCCTCGACCCGGCCCGGCTGCCGCATCGGCCGGTGCGCGTCGTCGACCTCGGCTGCGGCAACGCCTACCTCACCTTCGCCGCCTACCGGCACCTCGCCGGTGCCCGCGGCCTGCCGGTCGAGCTGGTCGGCGTCGACGTCAAGGCCCAGGCCCGCGAGCACAACTCCGCGGTCGCGGCGTCGCTGGGCTGGGCGGGCGACGTGCACTTCGTCCAGGGCACCATCTCGGACGCCGACGTGCCCGCCCCCGACGTCGTCCTCGCGCTGCACGCCTGCGACACCGCGACCGACGAGGCGCTGGCCCGCGCGGTCCGCTGGCAGGCCCCGCTGGTGCTCGCGGCGCCGTGCTGCCACAACGACCTCCAGCGCCAGCTGGCCGCCGCGGACCGGCCGCCCGAGCCGTACGGGCTGCTGGCCCGGCACGGGATCCTGCGGGAGCGGTTCGCGGACGTGCTCACCGACGCGCTGCGGGCCGCGCTGCTGCGGCTGCTCGGGTACCGGGTGGAGGTGGTCGAGTTCGTGGCCTCCCAGCACACCCCGCGCAACACCCTGATCCGCGCGGTCCGCACCGGGGCCGCGCCCACGCCCGAGCTGGTGGCGCAGTACCGCGAGCTCACGGCGGCCTGGCAGGTCACGCCGGCGCTGGCCCGGCTGCTGGACGACGAGCTGGCCGACATCCTCCGGTGA
- a CDS encoding MFS transporter, whose protein sequence is MTAAAPSGSRGPRLVRDRLTWAGYLLLGLWAFFLYGFGPTVPLVGAELGVSRALSGLHGTAMAVGAVVAGLAGSAVVARFGRRLVLWSGVLGISAGLLLYVGGRSLPVTLAGALVAGTAGSFLVNTVNAVLADDHGSAAPAALSQANAMASGVGTVAPLVVGAAVAVGLGWRAGLLVLLPLAAAVYLSFRTVPVPEQLPVHRDAHPGGVRRLPAAYWVSWGVLVCVIAIEFCLSLWSGDLLRTRFALPPGYATASWGAVLAGMTVSRLLGSRWTARHAVDALLLRSLGVLLVGFAVFWAAPVAWLAVVGLVVAGLGMGLQYPLTIGRALHASAGRTDLASARASLGAGLAVGLGPFALGALADSFSVRAAFLLVPALALVAMAGLLASRRRLGVAG, encoded by the coding sequence GTGACCGCCGCCGCACCCAGCGGGAGCCGTGGGCCGCGCCTGGTCCGGGACCGGCTGACCTGGGCGGGCTACCTGCTGCTCGGGCTGTGGGCGTTCTTCCTCTACGGGTTCGGGCCCACCGTGCCGCTCGTGGGGGCCGAGCTCGGGGTCAGCCGCGCGCTCAGCGGCCTGCACGGCACCGCGATGGCGGTGGGTGCCGTGGTGGCCGGGCTGGCCGGGTCGGCGGTCGTCGCCCGGTTCGGTCGCCGGCTGGTGCTGTGGAGCGGCGTGCTGGGGATCAGTGCCGGCCTGCTGCTCTACGTCGGGGGACGCAGCCTGCCGGTCACCCTCGCCGGGGCGCTGGTCGCCGGGACGGCCGGGTCGTTCCTGGTCAACACGGTCAACGCCGTCCTGGCCGACGACCACGGGTCGGCGGCGCCGGCCGCGCTGTCCCAGGCCAACGCGATGGCCAGCGGTGTCGGCACGGTGGCCCCCCTGGTGGTCGGGGCCGCCGTCGCCGTCGGGCTGGGCTGGCGGGCCGGCCTGCTCGTGCTGCTGCCGCTGGCCGCCGCGGTGTACCTGTCCTTTCGCACCGTGCCGGTGCCGGAGCAGCTGCCGGTGCACCGCGACGCGCACCCCGGCGGTGTGCGGCGGCTGCCCGCGGCGTACTGGGTCAGCTGGGGCGTGCTGGTCTGCGTGATCGCCATCGAGTTCTGCCTGTCGCTGTGGTCCGGCGACCTGCTGCGCACCCGGTTCGCGCTGCCGCCCGGCTACGCGACGGCGTCCTGGGGTGCGGTGCTGGCCGGCATGACTGTCTCCCGGCTGCTGGGCAGCCGTTGGACGGCGCGGCACGCGGTCGACGCGCTGCTGTTGCGCTCGCTGGGCGTCCTGCTCGTCGGTTTCGCTGTGTTCTGGGCCGCCCCGGTGGCCTGGCTGGCCGTCGTCGGCCTGGTCGTGGCCGGCCTCGGCATGGGCCTGCAGTACCCGCTGACCATCGGGCGGGCGCTGCACGCCTCGGCCGGCAGAACCGACCTGGCCTCGGCCCGCGCCTCGCTGGGCGCCGGGCTCGCGGTGGGGCTGGGGCCGTTTGCGCTGGGCGCGCTGGCCGACTCGTTCAGCGTGCGGGCGGCGTTCTTGCTGGTGCCGGCGCTGGCACTGGTCGCGATGGCCGGGCTGCTGGCCAGCCGCCGGCGGCTCGGCGTCGCCGGCTGA
- the serC gene encoding phosphoserine transaminase: protein MSTDAVSTDPTQIVIPADLRPADGRFGSGPSKVRPEQVAALSAVATSYLGTSHRQKTVKSQVGRLRAGLREMFGLPEGHEVVLSNGGSTAFWDAATFGLIRTKSQHLSFGEFGSKFAAAAKAAPFLADPTVVTSEPGDAPQFAPEPGVDVYASPHNETSTGVAVPVRRVAGADDGALMVWDATSGAGGLPMAPAESDVYYFAPQKSFGSDGGLWVALMSPAAIERIAEISGSGRWIPAFLDLQTAVDNSRLDQTYNTPALATIFLMAEQVDWFNSQGGLDWCVQRTAESSGALYTWAEKSDFATPYVADPAKRSQVVGTIDLDDAVDATAVAKALRANGIVDTEPYRKLGRNQLRIAMFPSVDPADVAALTECIDFVVAQLG from the coding sequence ATGAGCACTGACGCCGTCAGCACCGATCCCACCCAGATCGTCATCCCGGCCGATCTCCGGCCGGCTGACGGCCGGTTCGGCTCTGGGCCGAGCAAGGTCCGTCCCGAGCAGGTAGCGGCCCTCAGCGCGGTGGCCACGAGCTACCTGGGCACCTCGCACCGGCAGAAGACGGTGAAGAGCCAGGTGGGCCGGCTGCGCGCCGGCCTGCGCGAGATGTTCGGGCTGCCCGAGGGGCACGAGGTCGTGCTCAGCAACGGCGGCTCCACCGCCTTCTGGGACGCCGCGACGTTCGGCCTGATCCGGACCAAGAGCCAGCACCTGTCCTTCGGCGAGTTCGGCTCCAAGTTCGCCGCCGCTGCCAAGGCCGCGCCGTTCCTCGCCGACCCCACCGTCGTCACGAGCGAACCCGGTGACGCGCCGCAGTTCGCCCCCGAGCCCGGCGTCGACGTCTACGCCAGCCCGCACAACGAGACCTCGACCGGCGTGGCCGTGCCGGTACGGCGGGTGGCCGGGGCCGACGACGGCGCGCTCATGGTGTGGGACGCGACCTCCGGAGCGGGCGGCCTGCCCATGGCCCCGGCCGAGTCCGACGTGTACTACTTCGCACCGCAGAAGAGCTTCGGCTCGGACGGCGGGCTGTGGGTGGCCCTGATGAGCCCGGCCGCCATCGAGCGGATCGCCGAGATCAGCGGCAGCGGCCGGTGGATCCCCGCCTTCTTGGACCTGCAGACCGCGGTGGACAACTCCCGTCTGGACCAGACGTACAACACCCCCGCGCTCGCCACCATCTTCCTGATGGCCGAGCAGGTCGACTGGTTCAACTCCCAGGGCGGCCTGGACTGGTGCGTTCAGCGCACCGCCGAGTCGAGCGGCGCCCTGTACACCTGGGCCGAGAAGTCCGACTTCGCGACGCCGTACGTCGCCGACCCCGCGAAGCGGTCGCAGGTCGTCGGCACCATCGACCTGGACGACGCCGTCGATGCCACCGCCGTGGCCAAGGCGTTGCGAGCCAACGGGATCGTGGACACCGAGCCGTACCGCAAGCTGGGCCGCAACCAGCTGCGGATCGCCATGTTCCCGTCGGTCGACCCGGCCGACGTGGCCGCGCTCACGGAGTGCATCGACTTCGTCGTCGCGCAGCTGGGGTGA
- a CDS encoding citrate synthase 2: MSDFKPGLEGVIAFETEIAEPDRDGGSLRYRGVDIEDLVGRVSYGNVWGLLVDNEFNPGLPPAEPFPIPVHSGDVRVDVQSAIAMLAPAWGLHPLLDIDDTVAREDLARVSVMAMSFVAQSARGIGLPMVPQSHIDEAHTIVERFMIRWRGEPDPKHVQAVDAYFVSAAEHGMNASTFTARVIASTGADVAASISGAVGAMSGPLHGGAPSRVLGMIEEIERSGDAEGYVKSVLDKGERLMGFGHRVYRAQDPRARVLRRTAQQLGAPRFEAAEALERAALSELRARRPDRVLETNVEFWAAIVLDFAQVPAHLFTSMFTCARLAGWSAHILEQKRTGRLVRPSARYVGAGPRQPEAVPGWGPEMIEPSYL; encoded by the coding sequence ATGTCGGACTTCAAGCCCGGCCTGGAGGGCGTCATCGCCTTCGAGACCGAGATCGCGGAGCCGGACAGGGACGGTGGCTCGCTGCGCTACCGCGGCGTGGACATCGAGGACCTCGTGGGCCGGGTCTCCTACGGCAACGTGTGGGGCCTGCTGGTCGACAACGAGTTCAACCCGGGACTGCCGCCGGCCGAGCCGTTCCCGATCCCGGTGCACTCCGGTGACGTCCGGGTGGACGTGCAGAGCGCGATCGCCATGCTCGCCCCGGCGTGGGGCCTGCACCCGCTGCTGGACATCGACGACACGGTCGCCCGCGAGGACCTGGCCCGGGTGTCGGTCATGGCCATGTCCTTCGTCGCGCAGTCCGCGCGCGGGATCGGCCTGCCGATGGTGCCGCAGAGCCACATCGACGAGGCGCACACCATCGTCGAGCGGTTCATGATCCGCTGGCGGGGCGAGCCGGACCCCAAGCACGTGCAGGCCGTCGACGCCTACTTCGTCTCCGCCGCCGAGCACGGCATGAACGCCTCCACGTTCACGGCCCGGGTCATCGCCTCGACCGGCGCGGACGTCGCGGCCTCGATCTCCGGCGCCGTCGGCGCCATGAGCGGCCCGCTGCACGGCGGGGCGCCGTCCCGGGTGCTCGGCATGATCGAGGAGATCGAGCGCAGCGGCGACGCCGAGGGCTACGTGAAGTCGGTGCTCGACAAGGGCGAGCGGCTGATGGGCTTCGGCCACCGGGTGTACCGGGCCCAGGACCCGCGGGCCCGGGTGCTGCGCCGCACCGCCCAGCAGCTGGGCGCCCCCCGGTTCGAGGCGGCCGAGGCGCTGGAGCGCGCGGCGCTCAGCGAGCTGCGCGCCCGCCGCCCGGACCGGGTGCTCGAGACCAACGTCGAGTTCTGGGCCGCCATCGTGCTGGACTTCGCCCAGGTGCCGGCGCACCTGTTCACCTCGATGTTCACCTGCGCCCGGCTGGCCGGGTGGAGCGCGCACATCCTGGAGCAGAAGCGCACCGGTCGGCTGGTCCGCCCGTCCGCCCGGTACGTGGGAGCGGGACCGCGCCAGCCCGAGGCGGTGCCCGGCTGGGGCCCGGAGATGATCGAGCCGTCCTACCTGTAG
- the pdxH gene encoding pyridoxamine 5'-phosphate oxidase — translation MEHDFAALRREYADRGLSEQDVATDPVEQFHRWLADAVAAGIPEPNAMVLATVDPDGQPSARTVLLKGVDARGFVWFTNYRSRKGRDLEGNPRAALLFAWVGIERQVGVTGTVERVGPEESASYFAQRPHSAQLGAWASEQSEVIPSRDWLEERVAAVAARYPAGRAVPMPPHWGGLRLVPESLEFWQGRTSRLHDRLRYRRDPDSAQGWTLARLSP, via the coding sequence ATGGAGCACGACTTCGCCGCCCTGCGCCGCGAGTACGCCGACCGGGGGCTGTCCGAGCAGGACGTCGCCACCGACCCGGTCGAGCAGTTCCACCGCTGGCTGGCCGACGCGGTCGCGGCCGGCATCCCCGAGCCGAACGCGATGGTCTTGGCCACGGTCGACCCCGACGGCCAGCCGAGCGCCCGCACCGTGCTGCTCAAGGGCGTCGACGCGCGCGGGTTCGTGTGGTTCACCAACTACCGCTCCCGCAAGGGCCGTGACCTCGAGGGGAACCCGAGGGCGGCCCTGCTGTTCGCGTGGGTGGGGATCGAACGGCAGGTGGGCGTCACCGGCACGGTCGAGCGGGTGGGCCCGGAGGAGTCGGCGTCCTACTTCGCGCAGCGGCCGCACAGCGCCCAGCTGGGCGCCTGGGCCAGCGAGCAGTCGGAGGTGATCCCGTCGCGGGACTGGCTGGAGGAGCGGGTCGCCGCCGTGGCGGCGCGGTACCCGGCTGGCAGGGCGGTGCCGATGCCGCCGCACTGGGGCGGGTTGCGGCTGGTGCCGGAGTCGCTGGAGTTCTGGCAGGGGCGGACCAGCCGGCTGCACGACCGGCTGCGGTACCGTCGGGACCCGGACTCGGCCCAGGGGTGGACGCTCGCCCGCCTGTCGCCGTGA
- a CDS encoding MFS transporter produces MSRSWWPSRPAARALARSVVADVTPLRVSPAYRRLWIGLTVSNLGQQMTAVAIAIQVFAITGSSLSVGLVGMFALVPLIGFGLYGGAIADAVDRRRLLMVTSSGLAVMSAVLFAQALMGLRSVGLLYAVVAVQSAFFAVNNPARGAVVPRLLPLDLLPAANALGQVTFNLGYTLGPLLGGAVYGLFGPQAAYGTDLLTFGAALYATWRLPSLPPLGARHERAGLVMVAEGLRFLRGQRILLMAFAVDLVAMVFGMPRALFPAVAETFYGGGAGTVGLLAAAPAFGALAAALFSGGLSRVRWQGRAVLIAIIIWGAAIAAFGLTRTLVVGMAFLAVAGAADMVSAVFRTTILQVATPDALRGRLQGVFIVVVAGGPRLGDVESGAVAQLFTPTVSIVSGGLLCIAGVLLLAARHPAFARYDAQSPAG; encoded by the coding sequence GTGTCCCGATCCTGGTGGCCGTCCCGGCCGGCTGCGCGCGCGCTGGCCAGGTCCGTCGTCGCCGACGTCACCCCGCTGCGGGTCTCGCCCGCCTACCGGCGGCTGTGGATCGGGCTGACCGTGTCCAACCTGGGCCAGCAGATGACCGCGGTGGCGATCGCCATCCAGGTGTTCGCGATCACCGGGTCGTCGCTGTCGGTGGGTCTGGTGGGAATGTTCGCGCTGGTGCCGCTCATCGGGTTCGGGCTGTACGGCGGGGCGATCGCGGACGCCGTGGACCGGCGCCGGCTGCTCATGGTGACGTCGTCCGGCCTGGCCGTGATGTCGGCGGTGCTGTTCGCGCAGGCACTGATGGGGCTGCGCTCGGTGGGCCTGCTCTACGCCGTGGTGGCGGTGCAGTCGGCGTTCTTCGCGGTGAACAACCCGGCCCGCGGCGCCGTGGTGCCGCGCCTGCTGCCGCTGGACCTGCTGCCGGCCGCGAACGCCCTCGGCCAGGTGACCTTCAACCTGGGATACACCCTCGGGCCGCTGCTGGGCGGTGCGGTGTACGGCCTGTTCGGGCCGCAGGCGGCCTACGGCACCGACCTGCTGACCTTCGGGGCGGCGCTCTACGCGACCTGGCGGCTGCCGTCGCTGCCGCCGCTGGGTGCGCGGCACGAGCGGGCCGGCCTGGTCATGGTGGCCGAGGGGCTGCGGTTCCTCAGGGGCCAGCGGATCCTGCTCATGGCGTTCGCGGTCGACCTGGTCGCCATGGTGTTCGGGATGCCGCGGGCGTTGTTTCCCGCGGTGGCCGAGACGTTCTACGGCGGGGGAGCGGGGACGGTAGGGCTGCTGGCGGCGGCGCCGGCGTTCGGGGCGCTCGCGGCCGCGCTGTTCTCCGGGGGCCTCAGCCGGGTGCGCTGGCAGGGCCGCGCGGTGCTCATCGCGATCATCATCTGGGGCGCGGCCATCGCGGCGTTCGGGCTCACCCGGACGCTGGTCGTCGGGATGGCGTTCCTGGCGGTGGCCGGCGCGGCCGACATGGTGAGTGCGGTGTTCCGGACGACGATCCTGCAGGTGGCCACCCCGGACGCGCTGCGCGGACGACTGCAGGGCGTGTTCATCGTGGTGGTGGCCGGCGGCCCGCGGCTCGGCGACGTCGAGTCGGGCGCGGTGGCCCAGCTGTTCACCCCGACCGTGTCCATCGTCAGCGGCGGCCTGCTGTGCATCGCCGGCGTGCTGCTGCTGGCGGCGCGCCACCCCGCCTTCGCCCGCTACGACGCCCAGTCCCCTGCCGGCTGA
- a CDS encoding UdgX family uracil-DNA binding protein (This protein belongs to the uracil DNA glycosylase superfamily, members of which act in excision repair of DNA. However, it belongs more specifically to UdgX branch, whose founding member was found to bind uracil in DNA (where it does not belong), without cleaving it, appears to promote DNA repair by a pathway involving RecA, rather than base excision.) yields the protein MTTGAAVDGAAAFVPTGVGLDGLRVAAVGCRGCELFEGATQTVFSAGSATARVALVGEQPGDVEDRRGLPFVGPAGQLLDRAMTDAGLDRASAYVTNAVKHFRFRSQAGGRRIHQTPDLAHLTACAPWLRAELSIVDPLVVVLLGATAGKALLGPSFRVTAMRGRLLPRAGWADEPAAVHSGWFLATTHPSAVLRADDREAAYAALVSDLRTAAAVLGGSQPAGDWAS from the coding sequence GTGACCACGGGGGCGGCCGTTGACGGGGCCGCGGCCTTCGTCCCGACCGGGGTCGGGCTGGACGGCCTGCGGGTGGCCGCCGTCGGCTGCCGCGGCTGCGAGCTGTTCGAGGGCGCCACCCAGACCGTGTTCTCGGCCGGGTCCGCGACCGCCCGGGTCGCCCTGGTCGGCGAGCAGCCGGGCGACGTCGAGGACCGGCGCGGGCTGCCGTTCGTCGGCCCGGCCGGCCAGCTGCTCGACCGGGCCATGACCGACGCCGGACTCGACCGGGCGAGCGCCTACGTGACGAACGCGGTCAAGCACTTCCGGTTCCGCAGCCAGGCCGGCGGGCGGCGCATCCACCAGACGCCGGACCTGGCCCACCTCACGGCCTGCGCGCCGTGGCTGCGGGCCGAGCTGTCCATCGTCGACCCGCTGGTGGTGGTGCTGCTCGGCGCGACCGCGGGCAAGGCGCTGCTCGGCCCGTCGTTTCGGGTGACTGCGATGCGCGGCCGGCTGCTCCCGCGGGCCGGCTGGGCCGACGAGCCGGCCGCGGTCCACTCCGGCTGGTTCCTGGCCACCACCCACCCGTCCGCCGTGCTGCGCGCCGACGACCGCGAGGCCGCCTACGCCGCCCTGGTGAGCGACCTGCGCACCGCCGCCGCCGTCCTCGGGGGAAGTCAGCCGGCAGGGGACTGGGCGTCGTAG
- a CDS encoding ParA family protein produces the protein MRVVSVISLKGGVGKTSVTLGLAGAAWEHGLRILVVDLDPQGNASTVLDPARVLFTASDVLSDPRPELLAHAIVPSGWGPEVELIAADSLLERHNANVGREATLRLRIAMSGLTDYDLVLVDSPPSLGALTRNALAASHQAVVVAEPSLFALQGAAAALEAVDLVQADNLRLRPYGIVVNKMRAQSLEHRYRLEELRRVYDGLLVEPVIPDRTAIQQAEGACVPVQAWRSSGAREIADAFDDHLGALLAQRVDDGPLTRGRR, from the coding sequence GTGCGAGTCGTCAGCGTCATCAGCCTGAAGGGCGGGGTCGGCAAGACCTCGGTGACCCTCGGACTGGCCGGCGCGGCGTGGGAGCACGGGCTGCGCATCCTGGTGGTCGACCTCGACCCGCAGGGCAACGCCTCCACCGTGCTCGACCCGGCCCGGGTGCTGTTCACCGCCAGCGACGTGCTCTCCGACCCGCGCCCCGAGCTGCTGGCCCACGCCATCGTGCCCAGCGGCTGGGGCCCCGAGGTCGAGCTGATCGCCGCGGACTCCCTGCTCGAACGGCACAACGCGAACGTCGGCCGGGAGGCCACCCTGCGGCTGCGGATCGCCATGAGCGGGCTGACCGACTACGACCTGGTGCTGGTCGACAGCCCGCCGTCCCTGGGCGCGCTGACCCGCAACGCGCTGGCCGCCAGCCACCAGGCCGTGGTGGTGGCCGAGCCGAGCCTGTTCGCCCTGCAGGGCGCTGCGGCCGCGCTCGAGGCGGTCGACCTGGTCCAGGCCGACAACCTGCGGCTGCGCCCGTACGGGATCGTGGTCAACAAGATGCGGGCGCAGTCGCTCGAGCACCGCTACCGGCTGGAGGAGCTGCGCCGGGTCTACGACGGGCTGCTCGTCGAGCCGGTGATCCCGGACCGCACCGCCATCCAGCAGGCCGAGGGCGCGTGCGTGCCGGTGCAGGCGTGGCGGTCGTCCGGCGCCCGGGAGATCGCGGACGCGTTCGACGACCACCTGGGGGCCCTGCTCGCCCAACGGGTCGACGACGGGCCCCTGACCAGAGGACGACGATGA
- a CDS encoding deoxyribodipyrimidine photo-lyase produces the protein MGVRVWWVRRDLRLADNPALLAAARDNASVLPLFVLDPALWRPAGAPRQAYLLRSLRALDGDLGGALHVRRGDPVAVLPAVAALLGADEVHVAADHGPYGAGRDTAVERALAGRGVALVRTGSPYAVAPGRVRTGDGTPYRVYTPFYRAWGAHGWRPPAAGTDRVRWAALDGAQALPAEPDLGTVVLPPAGERAATERWLAFAEADLDGYASDRDRPDRDRTSRLSVHLKYGELHPRTLLAELGDRPGHETFRRELAWREFYADVLHHQPGSARTSLQPRLAALEHDTGALAEQRLAAWQAGRTGYPFVDAGMRQLLAEGWVHNRVRMVVASFLVKDLHLPWPLGAHWFLRHLVDGDLASNQHGWQWVAGTGTDAAPYHRVFNPVGQGLRFDPDGDYVRRYVPELRGVPGPAVHEPWALRGGPPAGYPDRIVDHSVERTEALRRYQQLRR, from the coding sequence ATGGGCGTTCGGGTGTGGTGGGTACGCCGCGACCTGCGGCTGGCCGACAACCCGGCGCTGCTCGCCGCTGCGCGGGACAACGCTTCGGTGCTGCCGCTGTTCGTGCTGGACCCGGCGCTGTGGAGGCCTGCCGGGGCGCCCCGGCAGGCCTACCTGCTCCGCAGCCTGCGGGCGCTGGACGGCGACCTCGGTGGGGCGCTGCACGTGCGCCGCGGCGACCCGGTCGCGGTGCTGCCCGCGGTGGCCGCGCTGCTGGGTGCCGACGAGGTCCACGTGGCCGCGGACCACGGGCCGTACGGGGCCGGACGGGACACCGCGGTCGAGCGTGCCCTGGCCGGGCGCGGCGTCGCGTTGGTGCGCACCGGGTCGCCGTACGCGGTGGCGCCGGGGCGGGTGCGCACGGGCGACGGCACGCCGTACCGGGTCTACACGCCGTTCTACCGGGCCTGGGGCGCGCACGGCTGGCGGCCGCCCGCGGCCGGGACGGACCGGGTGCGCTGGGCTGCGCTCGACGGCGCCCAGGCGCTGCCGGCCGAGCCGGACCTCGGCACCGTCGTCCTGCCCCCCGCCGGCGAGCGGGCCGCGACCGAGCGCTGGCTGGCCTTCGCCGAGGCCGACCTGGACGGCTACGCGAGCGACCGGGACCGGCCCGACCGCGACCGGACCTCTCGGCTGTCGGTGCACCTGAAGTACGGCGAGCTGCACCCGCGCACCCTGCTGGCCGAGCTGGGCGACCGCCCGGGGCACGAGACGTTCCGCCGCGAGCTGGCCTGGCGGGAGTTCTACGCCGACGTCCTGCACCACCAGCCGGGGTCGGCCCGGACGTCCCTGCAGCCGCGACTGGCGGCCCTGGAGCACGACACCGGTGCGCTCGCGGAGCAGCGGCTGGCCGCCTGGCAGGCCGGGCGCACCGGCTACCCGTTCGTGGACGCCGGGATGCGGCAGCTGCTCGCCGAGGGCTGGGTGCACAACCGGGTGCGGATGGTGGTGGCCAGCTTCCTGGTCAAGGACCTGCACCTGCCCTGGCCGCTGGGCGCGCACTGGTTCCTGCGACACCTCGTGGACGGGGACTTGGCCAGCAACCAGCACGGCTGGCAGTGGGTCGCCGGCACCGGGACCGACGCCGCGCCGTACCACCGGGTGTTCAACCCGGTGGGCCAGGGACTGCGGTTCGACCCGGACGGCGACTACGTGCGGCGGTACGTGCCCGAGCTGCGGGGCGTCCCCGGCCCCGCGGTGCACGAGCCGTGGGCCCTCCGAGGGGGTCCGCCCGCCGGCTACCCGGACCGGATCGTCGACCACTCGGTGGAACGGACCGAGGCTCTGCGTCGCTACCAGCAGCTCAGGCGCTAG